The Impatiens glandulifera chromosome 3, dImpGla2.1, whole genome shotgun sequence genome contains a region encoding:
- the LOC124930552 gene encoding uncharacterized protein LOC124930552, translating to MATQGKQRSIWKEKTGPSLSSPRHTRKPQPTGNKSVPKSQNNAKHRPGIVLLGTKSSPTINNNSSMRYADVLKGSSSTFSLPKTEETTPVKELFLPSDFPVISAEKKNPNHLKRFKEEKNEKGIEDIRVESTKQHKEELVDENIDENHTFVIVDSNEQRERDKEEESVMDENVINEEEQSIMIDGEGYSGQEQQQQNHDNEEEKFLKPTEILKLMKAKSIEKDVALTPTIKQVIRCSNSTTNNNNRPVVKKEAATSVAAYNEVIEETASKLIAEENRNKVLALVGAFETVISLENEGINE from the exons ATGGCGACACAAGGCAAGCAAAGAAGCATTTGGAAGGAAAAAACAGGGCCATCTCTTTCCTCTCCTCGCCATACCCGAAAACCACAACCCACCGGTAATAAGTCTGTTCCTAAATCACAAAACAATGCCAAGCATCGACCAGGGATTGTTCTTCTTGGTACGAAATCATCTCCGACAATCAACAACAATAGTAGTATGAGATATGCCGATGTATTAAAGGGCTCTAGTTCTACGTTTTCGTTGCCTAAAACAGAGGAAACAACCCCGGTCAAGGAACTCTTTCTTCCATCTGATTTTCCGGTTATTAGCGCTGAAAAAAAGAATCCTAATCATCTTAAGAGatttaaagaagaaaagaaTGAGAAAGGAATTGAAGATATTAGAGTTGAGTCTACTAAACAGCACAAAGAAGAA CTTGTAGATGAAAATATTGATGAGAATCATACCTTTGTAATCGTTGATTCTAATGAACAACGAGAAAGAGACAAAGAAGAAGAATCGGTTATGGATGAGAATGTAatcaatgaagaagaacaaagtATTATGATTGATGGGGAGGGATACTCTGGacaagaacaacaacaacaaaaccATGATAATGAAGAGGAGAAGTTCTTGAAACCAACggaaatattgaaattaatgaAAGCGAAATCAATAGAGAAGGATGTTGCATTGACGCCGACAATAAAACAGGTGATTCGTTGCAGCAACAGCACGACCAACAACAATAACCGACCCGTGGTTAAGAAGGAAGCTGCGACATCAGTTGCGGCATACAATGAAGTGATTGAGGAAACTGCTAGCAAGTTGATAGCAGAGGAGAATAGGAATAAGGTTTTGGCATTGGTTGGGGCTTTTGAAACTGTTATATCTCTTGAGAATGAAGGAATTAATGAATAG
- the LOC124928608 gene encoding probable sarcosine oxidase yields MENSGEKFDIIVVGAGVMGSATAYAASKRGLKVLLLEQFDLLHFRGSSHGESRTIRASYPENYYPPMVIEAAKLWEEAELEAGYNVYFKTSHLDFGPSDNPSLLHVISSCEINKIDHRILDAHQVFDEMSGRIKIPDDWIGVATELGGIIKPTKAVSMFQSLAMKHGAVIRDRIEVKGIEPIDEQEGGGILISTTCGNQFRSSKCAITAGAWMKNLVKKVTGKHLPIQPVETSVFYWRIKQGHESDFTISPGKFPTFASYGNPYIYGTPSLEFPGLIKIPIHGGLECNPDERKWKAAKEVIIEEIREWIRGRFGDLVDADGGPVITQSCLYSMTPDEDYVIDFLGGEFGKNLVVAGGFSGHGFKMSPVIGKIVVEMLLDGEVGGGVDMKYFKIERFDGGLNGNAKSFADQVCFSSS; encoded by the exons ATGGAAAACTCCGGCGAGAAATTCGACATAATCGTGGTCGGAGCCGGAGTAATGGGTAGCGCCACCGCATACGCAGCATCTAAACGTGGCTTAAAGGTACTCCTTTTAGAACAATTTGATTTACTCCACTTCCGCGGTTCATCTCACGGCGAATCTAGAACCATACGAGCTTCCTACCCAGAAAACTACTATCCTCCGATGGTAATCGAAGCTGCAAAACTATGGGAAGAAGCTGAATTAGAAGCTGGTTATAATGTCTATTTCAAGACATCTCATTTGGATTTTGGTCCTTCTGATAACCCTAGTCTTCTTCATGTGATATCTAGCTGCGAAATCAATAAAATTGATCATCGGATCTTGGATGCACACCAGGTGTTTGATGAAATGTCGGGAAGAATTAAGATTCCTGATGATTGGATTGGGGTTGCTACTGAACTTGGTGGGATAATTAAACCGACTAAAGCTGTTTCTATGTTTCAATCATTGGCTATGAAACATGGAGCTGTTATCAGAGACAGGATTGAG gtaaaagGTATAGAACCAATTGATGAACAAGAAGGTGGTGGAATCTTAATCTCCACCACCTGCGGAAACCAATTCCGATCATCGAAATGCGCCATAACAGCAGGAGCATGGATGAAGAATCTGGTGAAGAAAGTGACAGGAAAACACCTCCCAATCCAACCAGTAGAAACATCAGTATTCTACTGGCGAATCAAACAAGGTCACGAATCAGATTTCACAATCTCCCCCGGAAAATTCCCAACATTCGCAAGTTATGGCAATCCCTACATATATGGAACACCTTCACTAGAATTCCCAGGTTTAATCAAGATACCAATCCACGGAGGTCTTGAATGTAATCCTGACGAGAGGAAATGGAAGGCGGCGAAGGAGGTAATAATTGAGGAGATTCGAGAATGGATTCGTGGTCGATTTGGTGATTTAGTTGATGCTGATGGTGGACCGGTGATTACTCAATCGTGTTTGTATTCAATGACTCCGGATGAAGATTATGTGATTGATTTTCTTGGTGGGGAGTTTGGGAAGAATTTGGTGGTGGCTGGAGGGTTTTCTGGACATGGTTTTAAGATGTCGCCGGTTATTGGGAAGATTGTGGTGGAGATGTTGTTGGATGGGGAAGTTGGAGGAGGAGTTGATATGAAGTATTTTAAGATTGAGAGGTTTGATGGTGGGTTGAATGGAAATGCTAAAAGTTTTGCTGATCAAGTTtgcttttcttcttcttga